A genomic region of Cyprinus carpio isolate SPL01 chromosome B13, ASM1834038v1, whole genome shotgun sequence contains the following coding sequences:
- the gabrg1 gene encoding gamma-aminobutyric acid receptor subunit gamma-1 yields MVLLHRRRRKETLVWLLPGLLGVCMAFGPSKAEEEDYEDVPINKTWVLSPKVYESDVTLILNKLLQGYDNKLRPDIGVRPTVIETAVYVNSIGPVDPINMEYTIDIFFAQTWYDSRLKFNSSMKLLMLNSNMVGKIWIPDTFFRNSRKSDAHWITTPNRLLRLWSNGRVMYTLRLTINAECYLKLHNFPMDEHSCPLEFSSYGYPKNEIQYRWQRRSVEVADQRYWRLYQFAFVGLRNTSDVAHTQSGEYVVMTIFFDLSRRMGYFTIQTYIPCSMIVVLSWVSFWINKDAVPARTSLGITTVLTMTTLSTISRKSLPKVSYVTAMDLFVSVCFIFTFAALMEYGTLHYFTSNRQNKKTKSSHAQKPSMVNIRPGTSLLQMNNIAPYHEDDDYAYECLDGKDCTSFFCCFDDCRSGAWRENRMHVHVSKIDSYSRIFFPTAFGLFNLVYWIGYLYL; encoded by the exons CATGGCATTTGGCCCGAGCAAAGCAGAGGAGGAAGATTACGAGGATGTCCCCATAAATAAAACTTGGGTTTTATCACCAAAGGTCTATGAGAGTGACGTCACCCTTATCCTAAACAAATTACTGCAAGGTTATGACAACAAACTAAGACCAGATATCGGAG TGAGACCGACTGTGATTGAGACGGCAGTGTATGTGAACAGCATAGGTCCAGTAGATCCCATCAATATG GAGTACACCATAGACATCTTCTTTGCTCAGACGTGGTACGACAGCAGACTCAAATTCAACAGCTCAATGAAACTCCTCATGCTCAACAGCAACATGGTCGGAAAGATCTGGATCCCTGACACCTTTTTCCGCAACTCACGCAAATCTGACGCCCACTGGATCACGACACCCAATCGCCTTCTGCGGCTCTGGAGCAATGGAAGAGTGATGTATACTCTAAG GTTGACTATTAATGCGGAATGCTACCTTAAGCTGCATAACTTTCCCATGGATGAACATTCGTGCCCTCTGGAGTTTTCAAGCT atggGTATCCAAAGAATGAGATTCAGTATAGATGGCAGCGTCGTTCGGTTGAGGTTGCAGACCAGCGATACTGGAGGCTTTACCAGTTTGCCTTTGTGGGTCTACGGAACACTTCAGATGTAGCACACACTCAGTCtg GGGAATATGTGGTTATGACCATTTTCTTTGACCTGAGCCGAAGAATGGGCTACTTCACCATCCAGACTTACATCCCCTGCAGCATGATTGTGGTTTTGTCCTGGGTCTCTTTCTGGATTAACAAGGATGCTGTGCCTGCCAGAACATCTTTAG GTATCACAACTGTGCTCACCATGACAACCCTAAGCACCATATCGAGGAAGTCCTTGCCAAAGGTGTCGTATGTGACAGCCATGgatctgtttgtgtctgtctgcttCATCTTCACCTTTGCTGCTCTTATGGAATATGGGACCCTGCATTATTTCACAAGCAATCGACAGAACAAGAAGACCAAATCAAGCCATGCACAG AAACCCAGCATGGTTAACATCAGACCAGGGACATCTCTGCTGCAGATGAACAATATTGCTCCCTACCACGAGGATGACGATTATGCGTATGAATGTCTGGATGGGAAAGACTGCACCAGTTTCTTCTGCTGCTTTGATGACTGTCGCTCCGGAGCTTGGCGTGAGAACAGAATGCATGTCCACGTCTCCAAAATCGACTCCTACTCCCGAATATTCTTCCCAACCGCCTTTGGCCTCTTCAACCTTGTCTACTGGATTGGATATCTGTATCTTTAA